The genomic region CTAAAAACCAGCGACTCCCGGAGGAACTCGACAAAAATCCATGATTCAAAGCCCAAGGACGGCCCACCCAATCCCCCGGCAAAGGGTCATCAGTCACCAACCGAATCCGGGGGTCCTTTTCCGCTGCCGCTTTGACTAAATCTTGGGTGCCATCGGTGGAGTTACTATCCACAATGATAATTTCCCGCACTTCATAACTTTGCCGAGTTAATCCAGCGAGACAAGGGGAGAGGCGATCGCGTTCATTTAAAGTCGGCACCACCACACTAACAGCCCCATACATCTCCTGAGTCGGTGTAGTTGGTTCAATTGGTGGCTGCCGAAACGCCCCTTTAATCAGCCGAGAAAGCAGAATCGCCGTCGCAGGCAACTGCAACAGTAACAGAAGGGTTGATAAAATAGAGAGTGACAAATCAGACAAAATATGATAAAGAAGCAATTCAGATAAAGGAGAGGCGATCGATAGTTACCAGCGATCGGGAGATCTCCGACAATCTTTACAGGGTATCACTTTAAGCTTCTTCTCTCAACAATACCTTCGCCAAAAAAAGGGAGGGCCAACGTAGTACAATTGTTGTTTACTACAACTACAATTGAAATCTACATTAGCATAAGAAAGAGATCTTACCAATTTTACAGTGCCTTAGCCCAGTTATAGGGACCACAAGTGTAGGTCAGTTAAACCGGATAGCCAAAGCCATACTGGCAATGGAGGGCCGAGTGACCATGTTGGGAATTTCTCGGTGGACCCCAGGTGGGGGCAGTTATCGCACAGTACAACGGTTCTTTCACACGGTTTTACCCTGGGCCATAATGTTGTGGGTATTTTTTCGTTCTTCCTTTGTTCAACAAAGATGACATTTATTTGCTCGCTACGAGAAGCGATCGCACTTCATCGGAGTTCGAGCGTGATTCCAGGAAAAATGGCCTCATCTACTTAAATACCGTACGGCTAAAGCTTGTTAGATCGTAGAGTTGCATATTTTCCATTTCTAGACTGGCGAGAGTGTTTGCATTTTCATGCTCCCACTGAATTCGACCGCACACGTATGACGAAATTGCTTGCCACTGCATTTGACTAATCCTTGGCAACATAAAAATTTCTGCACCTTCATTCAAAATATCTAGATTTTCTTCTAACATTAAGGTCAGTGCAATTTCCGAAATAATTTCTTCTGGACTGATTTCAGATTCTTGCGGAAAGTTACTTACGTCCACCAGTAAATTCATGTCTTCTCTATCCGGATGAGTCGCAATTGATCGCAGTACATCGCCTAAAAATTCCCCGATCGCTTCTTCCGGTTGAGTCCAGTCTATAAAAATAGCAAGGTTAACTTTTTTCAGTTTCAGGTTTTTGACAAAATCCTCTAAAGACCCTTCCTTTCTACTTTCCGGCTTAATAACTTTTAAAATCGCTCGAACGTGAACTCCTCCATCATCGGATTCTTGTTGCGATAAATTAATTAGGCTATATTCCCCTTTAAAGCCATAGCTTTTACATAAATCTAGATACGCGGGAAATTCATTACAGTAATACTTAAAAGAATTAATATTCCAAAAGCTGACATGAGTAGGATCTTGAAAAGCTCCTCTACCGTCTGTTGAAGGAACCCAAATATCTACGATCGCTTCTGGTTTACCAATTCGCCAAATTTCATTCATTGTATGAATGCGATCGCTCAAGTGTTCAATAACATCATAAGCTCTTATTTCATCTATACTATTATTCTGAAATGGAAATTGCCGAGTTAGATCTGCCACCACATCTACACCTTCCCAATCGTAGATATCTACTCCCAAAAAACCCTCTGCCTTGCGAGGGCCGCATCCTAAATCTATCCGGATTACCTCCGATTCCGAACTAGGCATCTGATTCAACTTTGACATCATATCTCTTACCACATTTTCATACCTATAATTACTAATTACATCTTGATGTAGCTGTTCGGCAATCTCTTGCCTTTCGGTTTCGTGAGTTAAATAGTAATCAATTTTATAATTAAGTTCTTCAATCGTTCTGTAGGATATTTCTTGATGTACCGATGTCACCTTTTTTAAATCATTTTTCCAGTCGGTGAGGATAAATCCTCCCGCTGCACCTACATCTATGACTCGGTTAACCACCGCTTCATCAAATTGCAAAGAAGTAATGTTTAAGTTTATTTTTGAATTTTCATAAATATATTGAGATTCAGCATAATCTTTGGTCGGGGGATGATATTTTACGCCGTTTTTTTCGATGTTTCTATTCTCGGATAATCCAGAAATATATCCCGGATCGCCTCCCACAATATCGACTTCAAATTCATCATTTATTCTTTGAATCAATTCTCCTCTAAAAAATGGGGTCAATATTCCGAGAACATAAACATAATAAAACTTTTTTTCAAAAAACTTTAAACTAGACGTTGACCCAACTATCTGACTGGCAAGATCGTGAGCATAATTTTCCGTTTTTCTATCATGTTTAACTAAACGATTCCAAAATTCAGCAGCCACCCTGTGAAAGCAAGGAGCTTTTAAAATTTCTTCGGTGCTTTTATATATCTCGGCAAAACTAGGTAGAACATGACCCACGAAGGAAATATTATACTCATAGTCTTTTTCATCTTTTGCGTAATCGCTCCCAAACTCTGAAGCGTGAAAAATAGGATAAACTCGCTCAAATCCCATTAACCTTAAATCTATAACATCGTTACACTCTAGACAAAAATGCCAACTTCTATCTTTCACATTCTCTACTGCTTGATAGTAGGCTTTGAAACCGCCTTGTCCCACGAGGAAACTACAGCCACTTCGATCATGATAAACAAAAATTAGATTGGAGGGAATTACCTCAAACACAAATTGTTTGATTTCTCTAATATAAGATTTCAATATTACGGAATTAGAAAATAAAAAGCAATAATCAATTTCATTAATTTCAAAATTCTTAAATAAATTTTTCCGAGCTTCCTCATCACTTTGATATTGAGTGGGGTCGAAA from Laspinema palackyanum D2c harbors:
- a CDS encoding glycosyltransferase family protein; protein product: MEIEPQARQSYTFLIERSPTPIYQRITRGFKDALETLGHKVLYFDPTQYQSDEEARKNLFKNFEINEIDYCFLFSNSVILKSYIREIKQFVFEVIPSNLIFVYHDRSGCSFLVGQGGFKAYYQAVENVKDRSWHFCLECNDVIDLRLMGFERVYPIFHASEFGSDYAKDEKDYEYNISFVGHVLPSFAEIYKSTEEILKAPCFHRVAAEFWNRLVKHDRKTENYAHDLASQIVGSTSSLKFFEKKFYYVYVLGILTPFFRGELIQRINDEFEVDIVGGDPGYISGLSENRNIEKNGVKYHPPTKDYAESQYIYENSKINLNITSLQFDEAVVNRVIDVGAAGGFILTDWKNDLKKVTSVHQEISYRTIEELNYKIDYYLTHETERQEIAEQLHQDVISNYRYENVVRDMMSKLNQMPSSESEVIRIDLGCGPRKAEGFLGVDIYDWEGVDVVADLTRQFPFQNNSIDEIRAYDVIEHLSDRIHTMNEIWRIGKPEAIVDIWVPSTDGRGAFQDPTHVSFWNINSFKYYCNEFPAYLDLCKSYGFKGEYSLINLSQQESDDGGVHVRAILKVIKPESRKEGSLEDFVKNLKLKKVNLAIFIDWTQPEEAIGEFLGDVLRSIATHPDREDMNLLVDVSNFPQESEISPEEIISEIALTLMLEENLDILNEGAEIFMLPRISQMQWQAISSYVCGRIQWEHENANTLASLEMENMQLYDLTSFSRTVFK